The genomic segment CCGCTTCGAGGGCCTCGAGATCGCCGCCCGGCCGGGCTGTGGCGGTGACCATGAATTGCGAGCCGATCTCCTTGTCCCAGACGAAGGCCGACACGTCGGTGGCAATCTGCTGATCGTAGACCAGCGCCTTGTACAGCGGGCTGTTCTTGGAGCCGGCCAGTAGGTCGGCGGCGATCTGCAGGCGGGTGGCGTCAGGCGTCCCGGTGGGCGGTACGTTCCAGACTTTGTAGATACGTGCCTGGGGTACGCGATCGAACATTACCTGCCGATGTTCGCCGTTCATTTTCGCGACCCAGCGTTTCTGCTGAGTGAGCGGCGGGCCCGGATTGATAGAACCGAAGTACTGCTCGACCTTGGCACGGGCGGCCTCGGGTTCGATATCGCCCGCCAGTACCAGCACTGCGTTAGACGGGCCGTAATACTGCTTGAACCAGGCCTTCACGTCGTCGAGGGTGGCCGCATTCAGATCGGCCTCCGAGCCGATGGTCGACCAGGAATAGGGATGGCCGGCCGGATAGGTATTGGGCGCAATCGTGTCGAAGACCTTGCCGTAGGGCTGATTTTCGCCCTGGCGTTTTTCGTTGAGCACCACGCCTCGCTGCTCGTCGAGCAGATCCTGGTCGATCGCACCCAGAAAATGGCCCATGCGATCGGATTCCATCCATAGCGCCATGTCCAGAGCATTGGTGGGCACGCTGGCGAAATAATTGGTGCGATCGACATTGGTGGTGCCATTCATGTCGGTTGCACCGGCCCGCTCGAACGGCTCGAAATATTCGCCCTGCCAGTGTTCGCTGCCCTGGAACATCAAATGTTCGAACAGGTGTGCGAACCCGTGCTGCTTGGGGCCTTCGTTCTTCGAGCCGACGTGATACCAGATGTTGACCGCCACGATCGGTGTCTTGTGATCGGTGTGCACGATCAGCGTCAGGCCGTTTTCGAGCACGTATTTCTTATAGTCGATATCGACTCGCGGGATCTCGATCTGCGGCGCCGCAGGCTCGTCGGCCTGTGACGACGAGCCCTGGCTCGCGCTATTCTCGGACGATGCGCTGTCGGGGGCCGGTTTGGCTGTGTTGTCGTCGGTGGTGTTCGCTTGGTCTGGCGTCGTCTCGCTGGCCTGGGCGGTGTTGAGCCCGGCGGCGATACAGAGGATCAGCAACAGGAGTCTTGCAGACATGGAAGAGTCGTTCCCAGTGGGTGATTGCGCGCCGATACGGCTTGCGGCGAGCTTATCAGGGTGGCCGGACACGGGCATCCGTGCTGCCCACGGGCTGCATCGATGAATGCCGCGGGTGGGATGGCCGGTCAATTGACCCTGCGCGCCGGGCTGCTCGGAGTGATTCTGGCCGTGCTGCTGTCGGCGGCCAACGCCTATCTGGGCCTGTTCGCCGGGCTGACCGTTTCGGCCTCGATTCCGGCCGCGGTCATCTCGCTGGGCGTGTTGCGGGCGCTGGGCGATGCCAACGTGCTGGAGAACAATATCGTCCAGACCGCGGCAAGCGCCGGCGAAGCCATTGCGGCCGGCGTGATCTTCACGCTGCCCGCGTTGGTGATGATGGGTTACTGGCCCGATTTTCCTTATTTCCAGACCGTACTCATTGCCGGCGTCGGCGGACTGCTTGGCGTGATCATGACGGTGCCCCTGCGTCGGGCGCTGGTCGACGATTCGCCGTTGGCATTCCCCGAGGGGCAGGCCACGGCGGCCGTGCTCAAGGCCGGCTACGGCGGCGCGGGGGCTGCAGGGCTGGGCGTGCTGGCCGCGGGCGGCGTCGCCGGGGCGATCGCCAAGCTGTGTGACAGCGGGCTCAAGCTCTGGCAGGGCATTGCCGAAACGGCGCTGCCGGCGGGCGCGCAGCCCAGTTTCTATATGGGCAGCTACCTGTCGCCCGCGCTATTGGCGGTCGGCTATATCGTGGGCCTGAACATCGCATTGCCGATCCTGATCGGCGGACTGTTCGCCTGGTGGATCGCGATTCCGATGGTCATGCTTTTCAGCGACGGGGCGGCCAGCGGACTTGCCGGCGCCGAGGCTGCCTGGAGCGACTACATCCGTTATCTGGGCGTGGGCGCCATGCTCGTCGGCGGGTTGGCCGCGCTTTGGCAGATGCGCGGCTCACTGTTCGGCGGCCTGGCGCGGACGGCCGAGACCGTGCTGCCCAGCCAGCGCGATCTGCCGCGCAGCCTGCTGTACGTGCTGCTGGTCGCACTGGCGATCCCCATGGCGATCCTCTACGTATGGTTGCTTGATTCGGTCGTCGGCGGAGTCATCGTCGCGGTCGTCATGCTGGCGGCCGCGTTTGTCTTCTCCGCGGTGGCGGCCTATATGGCCGGGCTGGTGGGTTCGAGCAACAATCCGGTCTCCGGGGTGACCATCGCCACGATCCTGATCACGGCGGTGGGACTATGGCTGTTCTTCGGCAGCGAGCAGGCCGGTGCGGCCAGCGCCATCATCGTTGGCGCGGTGGTCTGCTGTGCGGCGGCGATCGGCGGCGACAACATGCAGGATCTCAAGGCCGGCGCGTTGCTGGGCGCATCGCCGGCCGCCCAGCAGATCGCCCAGATGCTGGGCGTGATCGCGGCCGTGTGCGTGCTCTCGCCAGTGCTGTCACTTTTGCTTCACGCCTATGGCATCGGTGTGTCGGATGCCGCCCACCCGAATGCACTGGCCGCGCCCCAGGCGAGCCTGATGATGGCGGTGGCACAGGGGGTGTTCGAAGGGGGGCTGCCCTGGGCCTGGGTCATCGGCGGCGGATTGCTGGCGCTGGCGACCATCGCACTGGACCGATGGCTGGCCGGTCGCCACAGCGCGTTCCGTATGCCCGTACTGGCAGTGGCGCTCGGCCTGTATCTGCCCATGGCCCTATCGGTAGCGATCGCGATCGGCGGGCTGGTGTCCTGGGCCGGCGGCGCCCGACCGGGCGAGCACGGCCGCGGCCTGCTCGCGGCGGCCGGGCTGATCACCGGCGAGGCGTTGATGGGCATTCTGCTGGCGCTGCCGGTGGCCGCGACGGGCAGCACGAACGTGCTCGCCCTGGGTTTCGACGGCCTGCCGCTGGCCTGGCCGGGCATGCTGCTTATGGCTGGGCTGGCCGCGTGGCTCTGGTGGTTGGCGCGTGGCGATCGGGCTCCGTCCGTTGGCCAGGCGTGATACACGTCGCGCGTGCCGAACAGGGTCCGGTCCGGCTAGGGCCACGCAGATGGCCGATACACCAAACAGCAGTGCGCGATCCATCGCTGTACAGTGGGTTGGGGTCCGATATATTAGACGTTGCGGCCGAACGGATCGGCCGCGCTTACAACCGATTATTCCAATAACTTAGGGGGTTGAGATGAAAAAGCTCGTACTGGGTGCGGTATTGCTGGGATCGAGTCTGAGCGCGAGCGCGGTGGCGCCGGGCGGGCCGGGCTGTGGCTGGGGCAATCTGCTGTTCGAAGGCAGTAGCGGCACCGGTGCCCATCTGCTGGCCACATTGGTCAACGGTACTTCGGGTAATGCGACGTTCGGCATGACCAGTGGTACCAACGGCTGCGATACCAGCGGTACCCTGACCTATAGCGGCAAGAGCCTGCTGGCGATGAATGGCGTGCTTGAAGAAGTCGCCCAGGATATGGCCGTCGGCCACGGTGAGGCACTCACCGCCCTGACTGTCTCGATGCAGATTGACCCGGCCGATCGAGCCCACTTCGACTCGGTCATGCATGAGAACTTCACCCATATCTTCCCGCGCGAGGACGTGAATGCGGCCGAAGTGATGGACAACATCCAGGCCGTGATGAAACGCGACGACCGTCTGGCTCGCTACGTGTCCTGATACCGGTGCCGACCGATCGCCCCGCCTGGTCTCCAGGCGGGGCTTTTTTTGATGCCGGCGCGCGTTTGGAGACGACGTCCAACCCGCCATGCGGTACGCCCCGGGTCGGTGTCGATCGTCGGGGCGCGGCGTTTGCAGTGCGGACCGCGTGCACGATGATCGCTGTGCTGCTGTCGGTCGCAGTCGGCCATGCACAGCCGCTCTCGGTCAGGCCGAGCGAGGCGCAGTTCGCCGGCATGGCGGCTTCGGCTCGCTGGCAGGCGCTGCTGCATATCAATCAGGGCGCAACGCTGCGTGGCATCGGCCACAGTTATGTCGACGACAATGACTTCTTCCTGGCCGCCGACGGCGCTACCGATCCAGTGGCCGAACTGCGTGCGAGCTGGCAGGCCTTGCGTATCCCCGGCAGCCCGGTCCGCTGTCGTTTCCCTGCGCGCTATCGCTTTCTCGCCGAGCAGCTCGGTTGGCAGGCGCACGATCCGCTGGCTCAGTGTCATGAATATCGGCAGTGGCGCGAGCAGATGCCCACCGGCCAGCTCGTGCTCGTATTCCCGGCGGCCTATCTGAACAGTCCGTCGTCCATGTTCGGGCATACGCTCCTGCGTCTGGATGCCACGCCCGATCCGGATTCGGTATGGCTGTCGCAGGCGATTAATTTCGGCGCGCGTACCGACGGACTGGACAATTCACTGTTCTATATCTGGCGCGGGTTGGCCGGGGGCTATCCAGGCCGGTTCTCGGTGGTGCCCTATGCCGAAAAGATTCGCGAGTACGCGTTTGTCGAAAATCGCGACATGTGGGAATACGCGCTCAACCTGGACACCGACGAACTCGACTGGGTCATTCGTCATCTCTGGGAACTGCGCGATATCAACTTCGATTATTATTTCTTCGACGAGAACTGTTCGTTCCGACTCCTGGAGCTGGTCAAGGTCGGACGACCGCAGGCACCGCTGATGGACGACCTGCGGTTTGCCGAACTGCCGGTCAATACCGTTCGCGCCCTCTATGCCGCAAATCTGGTGACCGAACGTCGCTACCGGCCGTCCAAGGCCGGTGAACTCGAGCATCTGGCCGACGGCCTGGACGCCCGCGAGCTGGCCATGGCGCGTCGGCTGCTGGCCGACCCGTCTCTGGCCGACTCGCCGGCGTTTAGTCGCTTCGCGCCGGCGCGACGTCATGTGATAGCCCAGGTCGCCTATCAGGCACTACGCTTGCGACATCGCCAGGGCCCCCGAGACTCGGCCAACGCTCGCGATGGCCTGGCGTTGCTGCGCATCGTCCAGCGCAACCCGGCGCCGCCGGAGCGGCCATTGGCCGAGCCGCCCGCGCCCGAGACGGGCCACGATACACAGATGGCCAGTGTGGGCCTCGGAGGCCAGGACGGGACGGGCTTTGCAGAGTTCGGCTACCGGCTGACCTACCATGATATTCTCGACCCGCTGGCCGGCTTTCTGCCCGGTGCCGGGATCGAAGGCCTGAACATCCGTCTGCGCCTGAGTGAAGACGACGGGCTGTCGCTGGAAAGCCTCGACCTGGTCAACATCCGGTCGCTGGCCGCGCGAGGTGCGTTCGTCAAGCCGACCTCATGGTTTGTTCATGCCGGGCTAGAGCAGGCACCGGTCGCCGGCGGCCGCGATCTGGCGACGTTCATTCAGGGCGGGCCGGGCGCGAGCTGGAACTGGGGCGGTTTCAGGCCCTATGCGTTTGCCGTGGCCCGCGCGGAGACCGTGACCGGGTTCGATCCGGATCTGGCCTTGGGCGGTGGCACCGAACTGGGCGCGGTCTATCTCGCGCCCAACCTGCAGTTGGGCGCGTCTGCGCGCCTGTTGTATTTCACCGACGATTTCTATCGCCTGCGAACGAGTGTGACCGCCGACATGCCCTTATCCACCGACAACGCGGTTCGGGCCGACTGTGCCCGCGACACCTGGCAGGGTCAGGCCGTGAACAGCTGCCGCGTGGCGCTGCGCCATTATTTCAATTGATGATCCGATTCGTTCTTGCGGCGCTGGCCGTCGTGCTGCTCGTCTGGGGTGTCTTGCCGGCCGGCGCGGCGACGTCGAACCCCGACCTGGCCCGGTTGCAGGCCGAAGCCGCCGAACAGGGTCTGGCAGACAGCCGGGAATGGCGCGCGCTGATTCACTATGAAGACGCTTGGCTGGGTCGGGGCCTCCAGAGCACCGTCGCCTCGGACGATTTCTTTCTAGCCGCCAATGGCCGGCACGATCCGGCGGCCGAACTCAACGCGACGCTGGCCGCGCTGATAAGCAATCGCCCGGTTGGAGAACGCCAGCGGCCGGCGGGCTGTGTGTTCGTTGCGCGCCGCAAGTTCCTGATCGAAGCGCTGGCGATCGATCCGGACACGCTGCCGACCTATTCATGCCCCAAGTACGACCAATGGCGACGGGCTTTGTCCCCGGAACGCATCAGCCTGGTCTTTCCGACCGCGTTTCCCAACAGTCCATCGTCGATGTTCGGCCATACGCTGTTGCGGATCGACTCTTCCCGGCGGCGGCGCGGCACGGAACTGCTGGCCTATGCGGTGAATTTCGCCGCGGCCGCGGGCGACGACGCCCATGGCCTGGCGTTCGCCTGGAAGGGGCTGACCGGCGGCTACCCGGGCATCTTCGGTCTGTTTCCCTACTACGAGAAGGTCAAGCAGTATGCCTGGATCGAGCATCGCGACGTGTGGTCGTACCCGCTCGATCTGAGCCCCGCCGAGATCGATCGGCTGATCGATCATCTATGGGAGATGGACGGCGTCCGTTTCGACTACTACTTCCTCACCAAGAACTGTTCGTACCAGCTGCTGAGTCTGCTGGAAGTCGCGCGGCCATCACTGCGTCTGACCGAACAGTACAGCTGGTACGCCATTCCGGCCGACACCATCCGTACGCTCGCCGACGTACCGGGGTTGATGGAGCCGCCCGCTTTCCGACCGTCGCTGGAAACCACGCTGCGCTGGCAGGCCGGGCAGCTGACGCCCGAACAGCGGGATCTGGCCACGGGCATCGCCGCCGACCGGGTGCCGCTGGATGCGCCTGCCGTGGTGAGTCTGCCGGCGGACGACCGGGCGGCGGTGCTCGAAGTCGCGCATGACTATCTCTACTATCAGCTCCAGAGCGAGCATGAGCGCCCCGAGGCAGACCAGGCTCATGCGAACGCGATCCTGCTTGCGCGCAGTCGTATCCCGCACCCGTCGCCGTTTGCGCCCGTGCCGGCCCCGGCCACGCCGCCGGATCGAGGGCACAAGACGACGCGCCTGGCGGCCTCGACGATCTACGAGCAGGGCGATCTGTCGCTGGGGCTGCGGATCCGGCCGGCCTATCACGATCTGCTCGATGCACCCGGAGGCTACACCGACGGCGCCCAGATCAATTTTCTCGATCTGGGTCTGCGTATCGATCCGGCGGATGGCCGGATCAGAGTCGACGATCTGCGCCTGCTGGATATCGTATCTCTGTCGCCCCGCAGTGCATTGTTCAAGCCCGTCTCGTTTCAGCTGGACACCGGTCTGCGCCGTCGCCCTTCGGCGGCTGTGTTCGGCGATGCGCCGAATAGCCTCGGCTATTATTTTCAGGGCGGACCGGGTCTGGCCTGGGGACGGGATGACCTGCTCGGCTATGTCTTCGGGCTCGGCTCACTGGACGCGGGCAGTGGCCTGCAGCCCGGTTATGCGCTGGGAGCGGGGGCCAGCGCTGGCGTGCTCGCCTACCCGCGCGGCGGCATCCAGCTGAAAATCGAAGCCGGTGCACTGGATTATCTGGCGGGTGACGACGGCCACTACGGCTGGATCAAGGCCGAGCAGCAGTTCGAGCTGACCCGTGGCCTGGCACTGCGCAGCGAGATCGGTTTCGAGGACACCGCGGTCGGCGACGGTCTGCGTGCCGTGATCGGCCTGAACGCGTATTTTTGATCGATGACCTCGTTTTCCATCATCGACGGCTGGCTGACGGGCATACGCCGCGTCGCCTCGCCCAACCACGATCTACGTCCGCACGACAGCCCGATCGATGCGCTGGTGATCCACGGCATCACGCTGCCGCCGGGGCGCTTCGGCCTCGGCCAGGTCGATGCGCTGTTCACGAACGCGCTCGACGTCCGGGCACACGCATTCTATGAAACGATCCGCAGCCTGCGCGTGAGTGCGCATGCCCTGATCGAACGGACCGGTGCGATCACCCAGTACGTGGCCTTCGACGATCGCGCCTGGCATGCCGGCGTATCGCGGCTGGGTACGCGTGAGGCGGTCAACGATTTCAGTATCGGCATCGAGCTCGAAGGCACCGATCACTGTCCCTACACGCCGGCTCAGTATCGGACGCTCGCCGGCGTGAGTGCCGCGCTGTTGCACAGCTACCGCGGCCTGGGCCGCGAACGCATCGTCGGGCACAGCGATATCGCGCCGGGCCGCAAGACCGATCCGGGGCCGGCGTTCGACTGGGCATGCTTTTGGCGTCTGCTGGAGCGGGCATGCAGCTGATCGTCATCGTCGTTGCGCTGTTCGCGGAACGCGCGTTCGGCCAGCTCAGCCGCTGGCGGGATACCGACGGCTTTGCCCGCTATGTCCGGCTGATCGAGCGCAGCCGCCTGGGCACGCGCTGGCTGTCCGGCCCGGCCGGTGTGCTGGTCGTCGTGCCGCCGGTGGCCGCGGTCGCGCTCGCCCAGTGGGCGATCGCGCACTATCTGTGGCTGTGGCTGGAAATGCTGTTTGGCGTGGTCGTGCTGATGCTGACCTTCGGCCCGCGGGATCTCTGGGAAGACGTGTACGCGCTGGCCCATGCGCGCAGTGAGGCGGATCAGGGCCGGGCGCAAGCGCGCGCCGTGGCGCTGTGCCGGCGTGCCAGCGGCCACCCCGCCGCCGATATTCGCGGCTCGACCATTGTCGGCGCGGTGCTGGTGCAGGGCCACGAACGCGTGCTGGCGGTGTTGCTCTGGTTTTTTGTGGCCGGGCCGGCGGGTGCGATGTTCTATCGCAGCGTCCGCGAGTTGCCGGCGCTGGCCGCGCGCGGTACCGGCAGCCGGCGGTTTCGTCGCGCGGCCGAGTATATTCACGGGCTGGCCGCCTGGCTGCCGGCCCGGCTGACGGTTCTGATCTATTCGCTGGTCGGCGATACCCGGCGGGCGCTGGCCGGGTGGCCGTCGGCCCGGGCCACCACGCATCTGAGCGCCTCGGCCAGCTGGCGGCTGCTCGGCGCCGTCGGACGCGGTGCCCTGGGCCTGCCCAGGGACGACGATTCGCCGCGGCTGAACACACATCTAAACGATACGCTGCTCGAAGCGCTGGGGCTGATCTCGCGTACGTTGCTGGTGCTGCTGGCCGGCCTGGCGCTGCTGACCATCGTCGGCGTGCTGCGGTAGCATGCGGCTCCTGATCCGTCCGGGACGACCGACTTGAGCCAACTGCAGCACTTTCTAGATACCGCCATCGAGGCCGCGCGCGCGGCCGAGGTGATCATCCGCCGCTACTATCTGGGCGAGTTCGACGTCGAGCACAAGGCCGATGCCAGTCCGGTCACCGTGGCCGACGTCGAATGTGAGCGCGCAATCAAGCAGGTGCTGTCATCGGCGTTCCCCGATCACGGGTTCTACGGCGAAGAGCTGGGCCGCGAAAGCGCCGACGCCGAGTTTGTGTGGCTGATCGATCCGATCGACGGTACCAAGAGCTTCGTACGCGGGTATCCGTTCTTCTCGACTCAGATCGCGTTGCTGCACAACACCGGGGCGACCCGGGAATTGATCGTTGGCGTATCCAACGCGCCCATGTTCGACGGTGGCCAGATGGCTTGCGCGGCCAAAGGTCTGGGGGCCAGGCTCAACGGCGAACCGATCGCCACGGCGACCACCGAGCGGCTGGACAAGGCCAGCCTGTCACTGGGCAACATTGCATCGCTGGGCGCCTCGCCCGCCTGGCCGTCGATCGGCGAGCTGGTCGGGCGCGTTCACCGGATCCGCGGTTACGGCGACTTCTATCATTATCATCTGCTGGCGTCGGGGCGGATCGATGCGATCGTCGAATCGGATCTGAACATTCTCGATATCGCTGCACTCACCGTGATCCTGCGCGAAGCCGGCGGCGACATCACCGAGCTCGGCGGGGCCGCGATCGATCTCGATACACGCACTGTGCTCGCGACCAACGGCCGCCTACGTGGGCTGATCGAGCCGTTCGTTGCCAACTGGGACGAGACGCGAGACGCCCCGCGCGGCTAGCCAGCGACGTCGCCCGGCATGGGTGGCGGTTGCTCGCCGCGCAGGCTGATCACAGGCCATCCCGCCTGTGCGGCGGCCTGGGTCAGCCGCGGGTCCGGGTCGACCGCCACCGCCGAATCCGCCCAGCGCAGCAAGGGCAGGTCGTTGTGCGAATCCGAATAGAAGGTGATCTGGTCGAACACGCATGCCTGCTCGGCGACCCATGCTCGGGCCCGCTCGATCTTGCCTGCCTGGAACGACGGCGTGCCCGATATCTCGCCTGTGTAGACACCGTCCACGATCTCGGGATCGGTCGCAATCAGCGTGTCGATGCCCAGTAGGGCAGCGATCGGCTCGGTAATGAACCGATTGGTCGCGGTGATGATGGCCAGTGCGTCGCCACGCGCCCGATGAGCGGCCAGCAGCGCCGGCGTATGGCGCGCGACGATCGGTCGGATCCGCTCGGCGACAAAACGCTCGCGCAGCGCCAGCATGCGCTCGATGGGCTGGGTCAACAGCGGCGCCAACGCGAATCGCTGGTAGGCATGGATATCCAGATTGCCGGCCCGGTACTGCGCGTGGAAGCGCTCGTTCTCGCGGGCATATGCGGTGGCGTCGACGATTTGCTCATCGACCAGGAAACGCCCCCAAAGGTAATCGCTGTCATCCGCCAGTAGGGTGTGGTCGAGATCGAAGAAAGTTAAATGCAAGATGAATAGGCCTTTTTTCGTTTTTGACGGATTTGTGAAAGAATCGAATCAGTACTTATACCGAGGGCGTACTCGTGATAGATGCGCAGGGTTTTCGAGCCAACGTCGGCATCATCTTAAGCAATCGTCGAGGGCAGGTGTTCTGGGCCAAGCGGATCGGCCAGCAGTCGTGGCAGTTCCCCCAGGGCGGCATTCATGAGGGCGAGGACGCGCAGCAGGCACTGTTCCGCGAACTCGAAGAGGAGGTCGGTCTGCGCGCCGAGCACGTGCGCATGATCGGCTGTACGCGGCGCTGGCTGCGCTACCGGCTGCCCAAGCGTTACGTGCGACGCAACCGCCAGCCGTTGTGTATTGGTCAGAAGCAGAAATGGTTCATGCTCGAGCTGGTCGCGCCCGAGACCTGTGTTCGCTTCGATGCCACTGAAAAACCCGAGTTCGATGGCTATCGCTGGGTCGACTACTGGCAGCCTGTCAACGAAGTGGTGTTCTTCAAACGCCAGGTTTACCGCCTTGCGCTGGACGAACTGTCCTGCTGCCTGGAGGGGCGCGCACAGTAGTCGCGCCTAGTCCATGATCGCCTTCGGAGCGGTCTTGACGGCCGCTCCGAAGGCGTGTGTGCATCTCCGACAATGACAGTCTATGATGATAATGTCAGTGTTCAATGGCGTGTTACGCGCTATTGACACTCATTCTCATTCGCGTTTTACTGCGCGTCGGAGGTAAGAGCATGTACGTCTGTGTTTGTAACGCGGTGACCGACTGTCAGATACGCGATGCGTATTGCGAGGGCGCCTGCAGCATGCGCGAATTGCGCAAGCGGCTGGGTGTCGCCGGTTGTTGCGGGCGCTGCGCCCAGTGCGCGCGCGACCTGCTGGTCGAATGTCGCCAGCAGTCCGAACGGGCCGCCGCGCCGATGCGCGTGATCGAAGCCGCCGAGCTCCCCGTCGCCAGCTGAGCCGCCACGTATGCGGGTGCGTTCCTTTGTTTGTATGCCCCGGGCCGGTCGGCTAAGCTCTATGGCTGATCATTGCCGCCAGTACAGGATATCTCATGAAAGGCGACGCCAAAGTTATCGAATACCTCCAGAAGTCGCTCAAGCTCGAGCTGACTGCGATCAACCAGTACTTCCTGCATGCGCGCATGTACGAAGACATGGGTTTCTACGAGATCGGCAAGAAGGAATACCAGGAGTCGATCGAGGAGATGCAGCACGCGGACCGCTTCATCAAGCGGATCCTGTTCCTGAACGGGCTGCCTAATCTTCAGGACCTCGGCAAGCTGCGCATCGGCGAGAATCCCAAGGAGATGCTGGAGTGTGATCTGGCGGCTGAATACGAAGGTCACGCTTATTACAAGGAAGCGATCGGCTACTGTGAGCAGGCCGGCGATTACGTCACGCGCGAACTGTTCGCCGAGATTCTTGCCGACGAAGAAGAGCATATCGATTTCATCGAAACCCAGCTCGATATGATCAAGCACATGGGTGAACAGAACTACAACCAGTCGCAGATCGGCGTGGACATCAACCAGACGCCGGATACCGGCGAATAGCCGAGTTCAGCGACGCATCGCCCCGTATAGTATTAAGGCCCCGCCGGAGGGATTCCGGCGGGGCCTTTTTCATGGGCGGATCGGTTGCGTCAGAATGGTTTGACGATGGCCAGTATGACGATCAACACCAGAAAGACCGTGGGGACTTCGTTCATCAGCCGGAAATAGCCGGCGCTGCCCTTGTTCCGCTGCTCGCGGAATTTCTTGACCTGGACCTGGCACCAACCGTGGTAGCCGATCAGTCCGAGGACCAGCAGCAGCTTGACGTGCATCCAGCCATTGTTGGCCATCCAGGCGCTGCCGTAGCCGACCAGCAGCCAGACGCCGAAACCGATCGTCGCCGCGGCGCCGATCGACATCAGGATGCCCAGCCGGCGCTCCATTACGCAAAAGCGTGTATGGCCCGCTTCGTCGTGGGTATCGGCGTGGTAGACGAACAGTCGCGGCAGATAGAACAGCCCGGCGAACCAGGTCACCATGGCGATGACATGAAAGGCTTTGACCCAAAGCAGCATCTTCAACTCCAGCGTAATGCGA from the Salinisphaera sp. T31B1 genome contains:
- a CDS encoding HAD family hydrolase gives rise to the protein MHLTFFDLDHTLLADDSDYLWGRFLVDEQIVDATAYARENERFHAQYRAGNLDIHAYQRFALAPLLTQPIERMLALRERFVAERIRPIVARHTPALLAAHRARGDALAIITATNRFITEPIAALLGIDTLIATDPEIVDGVYTGEISGTPSFQAGKIERARAWVAEQACVFDQITFYSDSHNDLPLLRWADSAVAVDPDPRLTQAAAQAGWPVISLRGEQPPPMPGDVAG
- a CDS encoding RNA pyrophosphohydrolase yields the protein MIDAQGFRANVGIILSNRRGQVFWAKRIGQQSWQFPQGGIHEGEDAQQALFRELEEEVGLRAEHVRMIGCTRRWLRYRLPKRYVRRNRQPLCIGQKQKWFMLELVAPETCVRFDATEKPEFDGYRWVDYWQPVNEVVFFKRQVYRLALDELSCCLEGRAQ
- a CDS encoding (2Fe-2S)-binding protein; its protein translation is MYVCVCNAVTDCQIRDAYCEGACSMRELRKRLGVAGCCGRCAQCARDLLVECRQQSERAAAPMRVIEAAELPVAS
- the bfr gene encoding bacterioferritin translates to MKGDAKVIEYLQKSLKLELTAINQYFLHARMYEDMGFYEIGKKEYQESIEEMQHADRFIKRILFLNGLPNLQDLGKLRIGENPKEMLECDLAAEYEGHAYYKEAIGYCEQAGDYVTRELFAEILADEEEHIDFIETQLDMIKHMGEQNYNQSQIGVDINQTPDTGE
- a CDS encoding CopD family protein, with the protein product MLLWVKAFHVIAMVTWFAGLFYLPRLFVYHADTHDEAGHTRFCVMERRLGILMSIGAAATIGFGVWLLVGYGSAWMANNGWMHVKLLLVLGLIGYHGWCQVQVKKFREQRNKGSAGYFRLMNEVPTVFLVLIVILAIVKPF